A segment of the Desulfitobacterium dehalogenans ATCC 51507 genome:
ATCAATATGTCGAAGCAGAGCTTAGGAATTATCGGACATACAAAAAACTTATTGAGGAATACGATAAAGAGTTGCTGTATACAGGTGCTAAATCGGGGCTTGGTAAAGACCCAACAGGGAGATTCTCACAGAATCAGATAAGCGACCCAACACATGATGAAGTAGCGAGGATTATCGCTAATGAGCAGAGAGTTAGCAGAATGAAAGATGTTGTGAAGTGTATCGAGGATGTCTTGGAAGAGTTGTCGGAAGAGGAAACAAGATTAGTCGAGATGAAATATTTTAAGAGTTGCTATACAGACTTTGGGATCATCAGTGAGCTGCACATAGGGCAAACAAAGTACTATGGAGACAAAAGAAGGATAATCAGAAGGTTTGCTTTAAGGATGCGATTGATATAAACGTAGAATTTGCGAAGTATTCAGCACCATTTCCGTAGTATTATGGTATCAGTGAAAGGCGTCCAGAAATGGGCACCTTTCATTATTTATAGGAGTGCCCCTTTCGACAATTCTCCTCTCGGGCGGCTAGGTGAAATATAGACTAGCCGCTTTGGCTATGCTTTAGATAGTGATGTAGTTGTGAAGATTATAGGGTAAGATTGCGA
Coding sequences within it:
- a CDS encoding transcriptional regulator, producing MEERIERHINQYVEAELRNYRTYKKLIEEYDKELLYTGAKSGLGKDPTGRFSQNQISDPTHDEVARIIANEQRVSRMKDVVKCIEDVLEELSEEETRLVEMKYFKSCYTDFGIISELHIGQTKYYGDKRRIIRRFALRMRLI